A single window of Candidatus Flexicrinis affinis DNA harbors:
- a CDS encoding sugar ABC transporter permease, giving the protein MAAHQWTPRWRGKRVSPLPYLLILPTLVFVVLFTIYPTFQVIRSSQVYYHPSRPDRARETDLNLPGIEVESRSIRGPHDVGLAYFRAMFDPSTDEGAIFFRVLGNTLLYAVVTVSASMALAFLFAMMVNRAAKWIGLARVALFYPTMLPMVSAATIWLFFFTPDYGLFNSALQVFGYSGPQNWVINKDLALGSLIIVAIWKDAGYLMIFYLAGMQNLPAEIYEAADLDGASWWVKTVRITLPLLRRTTLFVSVVAVISAFQNIDHALVLTYQLVSGEADLLLYEIYKQRFILQNYGFANALTVVMILLLLVFTLSNFFLSERSTEARA; this is encoded by the coding sequence ATGGCTGCACACCAATGGACCCCGCGCTGGCGTGGCAAGCGGGTGAGTCCGCTGCCGTATCTACTGATTCTGCCGACGCTGGTGTTCGTCGTGTTGTTCACGATCTACCCGACGTTTCAGGTCATCCGCAGCAGTCAGGTCTACTACCACCCCAGCCGCCCTGACCGGGCGCGCGAAACTGATCTCAACCTGCCGGGCATTGAGGTAGAGAGTCGAAGCATACGCGGCCCGCATGATGTCGGGCTTGCGTACTTCCGTGCCATGTTCGACCCCTCGACCGACGAGGGTGCGATCTTCTTCCGCGTGTTGGGCAATACGCTTCTATACGCCGTAGTCACGGTGTCGGCCAGTATGGCGCTCGCGTTCCTGTTTGCGATGATGGTCAACCGCGCCGCGAAATGGATCGGGTTGGCGCGTGTCGCGCTGTTCTACCCGACCATGCTGCCGATGGTCAGTGCCGCGACGATCTGGCTGTTCTTCTTCACACCCGACTACGGCCTGTTTAACAGCGCGCTGCAAGTGTTTGGCTACTCCGGCCCGCAGAACTGGGTCATCAACAAGGACCTTGCGCTCGGATCGTTGATAATCGTGGCGATCTGGAAGGACGCGGGCTACCTGATGATCTTCTACTTGGCGGGCATGCAGAACCTGCCGGCAGAGATTTACGAAGCGGCGGACCTCGACGGCGCAAGCTGGTGGGTCAAGACGGTGCGAATCACCCTGCCGCTGCTGCGCCGCACGACTCTGTTCGTCAGCGTGGTGGCAGTCATCAGCGCGTTTCAGAACATCGACCACGCGCTGGTGTTGACGTATCAGCTCGTCTCCGGAGAGGCCGACCTGCTGCTGTACGAGATCTACAAACAGCGGTTCATCCTGCAAAACTACGGGTTCGCCAACGCGCTGACCGTCGTCATGATCCTGCTGCTGCTCGTATTCACGCTGAGCAACTTCTTCCTCTCCGAACGTTCGACCGAGGCACGCGCATGA
- a CDS encoding ABC transporter substrate-binding protein: MKNRMLLIAMLVFALVVPLGAVQAQDATVVQIFFPIAVDSPVTQILDGYAAAYEADNPGVDIQWSFEGGYADVKNRLLTVKEGGGDLPALAIMLATDIYDLVNAEAIQSWDAFASEEYLADFTPTWLTNSYYDYDGDGTGELYGLPFQRSTVLLYYNADLLAEAGLSVPANWEELASAAQALTTDAREGILIPNSWPYWVFQPFAAGAGQNIVSESDVEVFFDNEGVISALQYWIDLYQAYGATPDGVQDNWGDAPGLFADGSTAMIVHSSGSLRSILSNADFTVGVSGVPGKDGGAFTVTGGGNMYLVAGIDDATAQAAWDFVQWLTAPEQTVDWSIQTGYYNTRDSGFELDAWTEYAAANPQVDEARSMLDSAVREFSVQSLNDVRTLLHTQILAVLNGEVAPADAMATAQEGADSILAIFK; encoded by the coding sequence ATGAAGAATCGGATGCTACTCATCGCTATGCTCGTCTTTGCGCTGGTCGTTCCCCTTGGGGCGGTGCAGGCGCAGGACGCTACAGTCGTGCAAATCTTCTTCCCCATCGCCGTCGATAGCCCGGTAACGCAGATCCTCGATGGATACGCCGCAGCGTATGAAGCGGACAATCCCGGTGTCGACATCCAATGGTCGTTCGAAGGCGGCTACGCGGACGTCAAGAACCGTTTGCTAACCGTCAAGGAAGGTGGCGGCGATCTGCCGGCCCTCGCGATCATGCTGGCCACCGACATCTACGACCTCGTCAACGCCGAAGCTATCCAGTCGTGGGACGCATTTGCGTCCGAGGAGTACCTCGCCGACTTCACGCCGACGTGGCTAACCAACAGCTACTACGACTATGACGGCGACGGCACCGGCGAACTCTACGGTCTGCCTTTCCAGCGGTCGACCGTGCTGCTGTACTACAACGCCGACTTGCTCGCCGAGGCAGGATTGAGCGTCCCGGCAAACTGGGAAGAACTCGCCTCTGCGGCGCAGGCGCTCACCACCGATGCCCGCGAGGGCATCCTGATCCCGAACAGTTGGCCGTATTGGGTCTTCCAGCCGTTCGCCGCGGGCGCAGGCCAGAACATCGTGTCGGAGAGCGATGTCGAGGTGTTCTTCGATAACGAAGGCGTCATCAGCGCATTGCAATACTGGATCGACCTGTATCAAGCCTACGGCGCCACCCCCGACGGCGTGCAGGATAACTGGGGCGACGCGCCCGGTCTGTTCGCCGATGGCTCGACGGCAATGATCGTGCACAGCAGCGGCTCGCTGCGCAGCATCCTCAGTAACGCTGACTTCACCGTTGGCGTGAGCGGCGTGCCGGGCAAAGATGGCGGCGCATTCACCGTTACCGGCGGCGGCAACATGTACCTTGTGGCCGGCATCGATGACGCGACCGCGCAGGCGGCGTGGGACTTCGTGCAGTGGCTGACCGCTCCCGAGCAAACTGTCGATTGGAGCATCCAGACCGGCTACTACAACACGCGCGACAGCGGCTTCGAGCTTGACGCGTGGACGGAATATGCCGCGGCCAACCCGCAGGTCGACGAAGCCCGTTCGATGCTGGATTCGGCCGTGCGTGAATTTTCGGTCCAGTCGCTCAATGACGTCCGCACTCTGCTGCACACGCAAATCCTCGCCGTCCTGAACGGTGAAGTCGCTCCGGCCGATGCCATGGCGACTGCACAAGAAGGCGCCGACTCGATCCTCGCGATCTTCAAGTAA
- the pdxS gene encoding pyridoxal 5'-phosphate synthase lyase subunit PdxS, with product MSTHTNGHNTGETGTETVKRGLAQMLKGGVIMDVVTPEQAKVAEDAGAVAVMALERIPADIRAHGGVARMSDPDMIEGIMKAVTIPVMAKARIGHFVEAQILEAIGIDYVDESEVLTPADEEHHINKHKFKIPFVCGARNLGEALRRIAEGAAMIRTKGEAGTGDVVEAVRHARTMLGEIRRLTSLDEDEMFTFAKNIQAPYALVKETAELGRLPVVNFAAGGVATPADAALMMQLGVDGVFVGSGIFKSGDPAKRAKAIVEAVTHFNNPDVLAKVSRNLGEAMVGISVNSMTEQQKIAQRGW from the coding sequence ATGTCTACACACACCAACGGGCACAATACCGGAGAGACCGGCACCGAGACGGTCAAGCGCGGGCTGGCGCAGATGCTAAAGGGCGGCGTCATCATGGACGTCGTCACCCCTGAACAGGCCAAGGTCGCGGAAGACGCGGGCGCGGTCGCCGTCATGGCGCTCGAGCGCATCCCGGCGGACATCCGTGCGCACGGTGGCGTCGCGCGCATGAGCGACCCTGACATGATCGAAGGCATCATGAAGGCCGTCACGATCCCCGTGATGGCGAAGGCGCGCATCGGCCATTTCGTCGAAGCGCAGATCCTCGAAGCGATCGGCATCGACTATGTCGACGAGAGCGAAGTGCTCACCCCCGCCGACGAGGAGCACCACATCAACAAGCACAAGTTCAAGATCCCGTTCGTCTGCGGGGCGCGCAATTTGGGCGAGGCGCTGCGCCGTATCGCTGAAGGCGCGGCAATGATCCGCACCAAGGGCGAGGCCGGCACCGGCGATGTCGTGGAAGCGGTGCGCCATGCGCGCACGATGCTCGGCGAAATCCGCCGCCTGACCTCGTTGGACGAGGATGAGATGTTCACGTTCGCCAAGAATATCCAAGCGCCGTACGCGCTGGTTAAGGAGACGGCCGAACTCGGCCGCCTGCCGGTCGTCAACTTCGCCGCCGGCGGCGTGGCGACGCCTGCAGACGCCGCACTGATGATGCAGCTTGGTGTCGACGGCGTGTTCGTCGGCAGCGGCATATTCAAGAGCGGCGACCCGGCCAAGCGCGCCAAGGCGATCGTCGAGGCGGTCACTCACTTCAACAACCCGGACGTGTTGGCGAAGGTCAGCCGGAACCTCGGCGAGGCGATGGTCGGCATCAGCGTCAATTCGATGACCGAGCAGCAGAAGATCGCCCAGCGCGGCTGGTAA